The DNA sequence GGACCGGCGCAGCAGGGTCATCCGCCCAGCACCGAGGCATGGTTGGGCCGCCAGTCGGGCGCCAGCCCGTCCGGCCGGTGCCGGCTCGATGCGCTCCAGCGTGTGGTTGAGCCTGGTAGTGAACTGCGCGTACGGAACGGTCAGGCGCGGGAACGACACAGCGAAGGCACGGCGTGCCGCCGGCCCCACCGTGCGCGCGGGTCCGGGCATCGAGTCGAAGCAGGGGCACAGGCCGGCGATCCGCCCGGTGTCCAGCGGCCCCAGTTTCACCGGCACGGCAGGGACGGGAGAAGAAGCCCGTGCCTGCTCTGCTATGCGCCCCAACCGGTCACAACCTCACCAGCCGCACGACCCCGGAACCTGCAACCGCCCCGACCTCACACCCCATGAGACCCGCCAGCGTCACCACGGAACGAAACCAGCTCACGCCCTCGTCGCGTGACCGAGACATGTCCAAGATCACGGGGAAGCTTCAGCTCAACATTTCCCCAGGTCAAGCCACGAAGTGCTGCCGGAGTACTGAGAACGTCAGCATCAGGCCACACAGCCTTCTCCAGGAAAGTCCAAATAACGCCCCTGCCCATCACCGACCTTGCGGAGAAACTCATGTATTAAGCGCGCGCCACCACGGCATATGCGAGCGGCAACGTCCGAAGATGGCATACGGCACGGCGAAATCGCGCCGTCGATCGAGGGCGTCTGTTTGGGGCAAACATCACTAGGAGCGGGCGTGAGCCTGAACTAGGCTAAAGATCAAATATCTCACGGGGGAGGCATCCGTGGTTGTTCGTTTACTGAAGTAAGCTCTTTTTGCGGGCGCTCTGAGCGCAATACTGAGAATGGTTTACCGCGCCGCGCCATCGAGGCGGGTCACTCGGCATTTCGACCGGTATCGGTGGAGTTGTGGCTCTCATCGAGGCGCTCGGACCGGGCCGACTGTGCCGGGCAAGGACTCGATCACCCCCCCTACCTCCACACTCACGTACGACACGAGGGTGGCCAGAACCCGGCCGTGACGCGCCGGATGGAGACGCCACTCGGCCGGATCGCAGGCGTCGCTGCTCGACAGAACCCTCGAGGCAGGGCGCGGACCAGGGGTGGGCGTTCTCGTAACCGTATTGCGGGCGACCCCCCTGGCGCCGTATGAGCGAGTTGGAAGTCAAGCGTGTACAACGTTCTCCACCTTTCGACTCGGCTGAGTCGCGGCTGAGTCCGCCCTCCTCTTCTCTTACCACCCTTCCAGTCAAGGAACGGGGGTTCACCGTGCTCCGGCGGAAGCGCGGCACAGTAGGTCAATTCCTAGTCCGCCATACGACCGACCCGGACAAAGTATAGCGCGACATTACGGCGAGTATCGAACCACACCCCACTCTTGGTCATCTTCAGAACCGGATGAAGGTAAGCCAATGACGCAAGAAGCTGATGTGGCCCCACTGGACATCGAGTTCCGCATACTCGGACCAATCAGGATCGCAGTGGCTGGCCAGCCACTGACAATAGCTTCCACTAATCAGCGGGTTGTACTCGCGATGCTCCTACTCGATGCGGGGCAGGCAGTCCCGATCAGCAGGCTGATCGACGCGGTATGGGATGACGATCCGCCCACCACGGCGCGGAACGGGTTGCAGCTGTGTGTCTCACAGCTCAGGAAACGGTTCGTCAAGGCCGGTGCCGGACACGTAGTGGTGACGCATCCGGTCGGGTACCTGATACGCGAACCGAAAGAGTCGTTGGACATGCGGCGGTTCCAAGAACACGTCAAGACGGCCTCTGCCATTTCCCGCACTCGGCCTTCCGAGGCGGTCGGGCACTACCGGGCAGGGCTCTCCTTGTGGCATGGGGATGCGGTCAGTGACCTCTCGAGCTGTGCTGTCCAGCCCGCTGCCATGCGCCTGAACGAGGGGCGTCTCACCGCCCAGGAGATGTGTCTGGACCTGGAGTTGCAATTGGGACGTCATGCCCAGGTGGTGGGTGAGCTGACCGAGCTGGTGGCCCGCTACCAGTTCAGAGAGCGCTTCCGAAAGCAACTCATGCTGGCGCTGTGCCGGTCGGGGCGGCAGGCAGAGGCCCTCGATGTCTATCGAAGGTGGCGCGAACTCAACCGGGAGGAACTCGGCCTCGATCCCAGTAGTGAACTCAGGGAACTGCACCAGGCGATCATCAACGGGGACCACTCTCTCGCTCTGCCGAGGCAGCCCGTCAAAGGCACGGCCGCCTCCACGCGGCCGCCGGCGGAAGTCCACCCGTCCGCGCGCCCCGGGAGCAGCGAGGCCGGAGCGATCCCGGTACCCCGGCAGCTGCCACTGGCGGTCACCGGATTCGTCGGCCGAGGAGCACTTGTGGCCCAGCTCAAACGCAGGCTGGTTCCTCCGGCAGACAAGGCCGAGGAGCTGGTGAAACTCGTGGTGCTCACGGGTCGCGGGGGCATGGGCAAGACAGCGCTCGCGGTCCATGTCGGACACTCGGTCGCAGACGAGTTCCCCGATGGGCAGCTATACGCGGAAGTGGGCGACCAGGGCGGCTCTTGGAGGGACCAGGGCCAGATCCTCGGCGGGTGGCTACGAGCGGCCGGCATACCCGCATCGGCCATCCCCGAGGGCCTCGGTGATCGTGCGGCGATGTACCGCAGCTGGCTGGCCGGCAAGCGAGTACTCGTTGTGCTCGATGAGGTGACGGAGCAGTACGACGTAACGCCCCTGTTGCCAGGCACTCCCGGCTGCGCGGTCATCGTGACCAGCCGCAGCCGGATGGTCCACCTGACCGGCGCTGATCGCCTGTCCGTCGGACCGCTCGGCGAGCCGTCAGCAAGCGACCTGTTGTCCTGGCTCATCGGCCGTGGCCGGGCAGACAGCGAGCCGGATGGTGTGCGGGATTTGGTCGAGTTCTGCGGTGGCATACCGCTCGCGCTGCGCATCGCCGGCTCCAAGCTCGCGGAGCGTCCGCACTGGAAGGTCGAGCAGCTGCGCACGCGGTTGGCGGACGAGCGACGAAGGCTGGACGAGTTGGATCTGGGAGGGACAAACGTGCGGGCTACGCTGGCATTCGCCTACCGTGGTCTCACAAGTCAGCTCCGGCACCTCCTGCGCCGCCTCTCGCTGCTCGAGACAACAGACTTCCCCGCATGGGCGGCCGCCACGGCCATGGACGTGGACCTGAAGACGGCCGAGGACATGTTGGCGGAGCTGGTGTCGGCCCAACTGCTCGACGTCCGCGTGGCAAATGACGGAACCCCACGGTACAACATGGAAAATCTGGTACTGATCTTTCTACGAGAGGCGTCGGCCCGGGACGAACCGCAGATGGACCGGCGGGAGGTGCTTCGATGCTAGGTCGGGTGCTGGCCGGCCTTGGCACAACCCGCGCACGACCTCATCACGGAAGGCGACTTCGCAGCGCTGCGACAGCCACCGGCCCTGGCGGGAGGACCAGTCGAGGTAGGCGTGGGTGCCGTCGGCGGAGTCGGTGCGGATCAGTGTCTGCTGTCCCCGCCACGGCCGTTTCGGCGGTTGGATCAGGGTGAGTTGGGTGGTGGTGATGTGATCGCTCGCGGTCTTGGAGCCTGTGTTCCCGGACCACAGCAGGGCGGCCACCGGTTCCCCGGAACCGGTGGCCGTGGTCGACGATCGCGATGAGCGGGTGATGGCTGAAAGTCTTCTTCCGGGTTGCGGTGGAGTCCTGTTTCTCGGAGTGCGCGAGCACCAGCACGCCGTCGATGTCCACGATGACGCGATGCCCCTCCGCGTCAGCCCAGCCAGTGCCCGTCACGCATGAGCTCGCGTCCAACCAGCTCGTTGGCCTCGCGCCAGGCTTGGATCCGCACCGGGCGGATCCGGAAGTACTGATAGGGCCTGTCGAGTTCTCGCGGGTCGAATCCCGTCTTCAACGCGAAAGCGTCCGCTGTCCCAGGAGGCAGTTCTTCCACATCCGCTGCCTCGGCGACGCCCTCCACGAGGACAACGTCACGCGTCGGGCCGAGAGCAAGCCGTACTCGGCCGCTCGCCAGCAGGTTACGGCTCGTGGGGGATGTCCGGACAGTGGAGACGAGGACGTGTGTGCCGTCCCAAAGGAAGGAAAGGGGGACGAGGTACGGACAGCCCTCCGCGTCCGCACTGGAGAGCCACACGTCGACGTCCTCCTCCAACCTCTTCCGTGTGTCCCGTAGCCTCTCGGCCAGCTCGCGCGGCGTCTCGGCTGCCATGTGCCCTCCTTCAGTGAAGTCCAGTCCTGTAACAGTATTGGGACCGGCAGTCGACCACCGTACTCATTCGGCTGGTTCTCATCGCATTGCAACCCCGGTGTGAAC is a window from the Streptomyces mobaraensis genome containing:
- a CDS encoding AfsR/SARP family transcriptional regulator produces the protein MTQEADVAPLDIEFRILGPIRIAVAGQPLTIASTNQRVVLAMLLLDAGQAVPISRLIDAVWDDDPPTTARNGLQLCVSQLRKRFVKAGAGHVVVTHPVGYLIREPKESLDMRRFQEHVKTASAISRTRPSEAVGHYRAGLSLWHGDAVSDLSSCAVQPAAMRLNEGRLTAQEMCLDLELQLGRHAQVVGELTELVARYQFRERFRKQLMLALCRSGRQAEALDVYRRWRELNREELGLDPSSELRELHQAIINGDHSLALPRQPVKGTAASTRPPAEVHPSARPGSSEAGAIPVPRQLPLAVTGFVGRGALVAQLKRRLVPPADKAEELVKLVVLTGRGGMGKTALAVHVGHSVADEFPDGQLYAEVGDQGGSWRDQGQILGGWLRAAGIPASAIPEGLGDRAAMYRSWLAGKRVLVVLDEVTEQYDVTPLLPGTPGCAVIVTSRSRMVHLTGADRLSVGPLGEPSASDLLSWLIGRGRADSEPDGVRDLVEFCGGIPLALRIAGSKLAERPHWKVEQLRTRLADERRRLDELDLGGTNVRATLAFAYRGLTSQLRHLLRRLSLLETTDFPAWAAATAMDVDLKTAEDMLAELVSAQLLDVRVANDGTPRYNMENLVLIFLREASARDEPQMDRREVLRC
- a CDS encoding pyridoxamine 5'-phosphate oxidase family protein: MAAETPRELAERLRDTRKRLEEDVDVWLSSADAEGCPYLVPLSFLWDGTHVLVSTVRTSPTSRNLLASGRVRLALGPTRDVVLVEGVAEAADVEELPPGTADAFALKTGFDPRELDRPYQYFRIRPVRIQAWREANELVGRELMRDGHWLG